Below is a genomic region from Desulfuromonas sp..
GATATAGTGATTCTCTGTATGATCACAATTTTCTAAGTGCAGAAAGTCAGGGTGTGAACCCATCCCATTAGTATTTAACCCCTGCTTTCCAAAAAGTGGTCTAATGGCTTTTTGAAAATCATACTCTTGAGGAGTGCCTGTTGCTAATTGACTTTCGTGAGCAGTTGCCTTGAAAAGCTGCCCCTCAGACATTTGAACATTTAACGTACTGTTATTGAAAAAGAAATTACGTGTAATCTCCCCAAAGTCTACCCTGCTCATTTGCTATCCTTCTTACTTGGTTCGGAAGTTGATGGTTCTCTCTTTGAGACATTAGATTTTATTTCTTCTTGTGGCATAAAAAGTGACTCAGCTTGCTTTTTTGTTTGGGATACAGCAGATTTGCGAATAAGCTGCGAATCAATAAGAAGTCCTGAGCCTAACAATAAAAGTACAAAGCCAATTGCAACTAAAGCAGATTTTACCCAGAGGATTGATCTAGAGAGGAGCTTGAATTTTCCCGAGGCAATACTCGAAAGAACAACTGATTGATGACATAAATCACGTAGCAACTCATCTTTTGTAACAGAAGAGAACTCATCATAGTACGAATCAGGGTTTGATTCTTTTTTTGCAATATGTACAAAAGAGATAAGTGACTTGTTGCCAGGAGTGGTGTTTGGGAAAATTGCATTAAATGCAAGTCTTGCTGAGGAAGCAAGTAAGAAAAAAGTCACACTAAACACAATACAAGCAACAATTTTATAGAGAGTTGCGCCACACACTAACCATATCTTTGGGCAGTTATATGCTAGTGCTGAAATGCTCGCTACGCTAAAGGTTAACAATAATGCAGCTTTAGTATTAGTGCTATTGATGTAACTGTCGTTCCGCTTAATAATATCCCACTGCCAAGCAATTTTATCATCTATACTGCCCATCTCACCCTCTCATTGATTTATGTTCAACTTTCAGAGCGTATTAGCCTGTTTATTCTCATGATTTCTTTTGGCCAAGATTCAGGATCTGGCCATTCAAACAAGTAATGGTAATAATTGTAAGGTGTAACGCCATCGTCATAATACCAGTTCCAACTTAAATCTGAACCCTCTTGCAGAAATTGATGCAAATAAGGATGTAGATTCTTTGCCAGGTCTTCACCGATGGCTATTACATTTGGATTTGCTAAAGACTCTAGTTTAGAGGCTCTATTGGCTGGGCTACCAACGGCAGTAAGAAAGTTTGTACCCTGCATTCCAATTCTTGAAATTAGTACTTCACCAAATTCTACCCCAATCCTGAATTTAAGGGCTGGAGCCCCATGCTCCGCTAAATGCGGTATAACATCATTAATCATCAGATATTTAATTGTTTGTGCAACCTCAATAGCCTCTCTCGCTATTTTGTGCTTGTCGGGTGTCTCAGTTCCGATAATTGCCATCACACCATCTCCAGTATGTTTTTCAACAGTACCCTTCCATTCACGTACAACCTTCATTACGCTAGTGGTAGCTACATTGAGAATCATAAGAGTATCTTCAGGTGGAAGAGGTGATGTGATTGCCGTGAAATCCTCAAAATCAAAAAACAGTATCGCTACGCTCATACGCCTAGACGAACCAATCTCTAACGCGGTAAGATCAGGCATAGTTCTAGCGTTAGGGATGTTGCTCGTACGCTTCACGTTCCACTTTGTTCGCAGTAACACAAAGTTACTCAATTGTTTGTGAAGGCGTAAACTCCATTTACCTGATAATGGTAAATTCATAATCTTCGTTTTACCTGTGAGGGGTAACATAACTCTCAGTTATGTTCAGTTGAGTGAGGGCATTGCGCAGCAATATGTTGGATAAGACGTCTTATCCGACGTACCGAATACGAAAACGACCTCACAACCATTCTAATTTTGATCCTGCTTATTCAGCGAACTTGTATATTTGAAGTTTTGAAACTAATTCTTGCGAACAAAGTGAGCGCCTGGGATTAAACCGGCGTCATTAACACTTCGCTATATGGAGGGAGTTCTTTGGTGTGTCCTACTTATTACATTACATTCAAGCCCCCTCAAGCTTGGGGCTATAATACTAGAATTCAATTACTTTAACAAACATTCATATTATCCCTCTGTCAGCAAGTGATGCATAGCCTCTAGAGCCGACAACTATTGAATCCAGCATCCTGATTCCTATAAGATCAGCAGCTTCATTTAACCGCTTAGACAATTCGACATCCTCCCTGCTTGGAGTACTGTCACCGCTTGGGTGATTATGTACGAAGATAATCCCAGCTGCTGATGAGAGTAATGCTGACTTGTAAGCATCACGTGGATGAACAATGGCTGCATTCATAGAGCCTGTAGCAATTCTATCTATAGCCAGTATTCTGTTCTTCGAATCGACATGCACTCCGATGAAGTGTTCCTTTGTTTCGTTTTTCAGGAACCCGAAGAGTTCATAGACTTGCTCGGATGATGTAATTGGCTTGTCAAGCTTGTCATAGTCAGGCAGCTCTTCCTTGACGATTAACGTGGAGTAGACTGGAGTAATGACTTTGAATCTAATAGTCGGTTCTGTGTTCATGTCTGTAATGGTTTCGATTGCGAATGTCATGGTGTTTCTCCTTTCTAGAGTCTAGAAATAAAAAAAGCTGCTCCTTGATTGGAGACAGCTACGGTTAATAGATACGTGGTTGTTTGTTATTCGTTGACTGCGGTGTCCTGGACTTCTGGTTGTGCGAGATCCTTGAGGTATTCGAATGCAACTGAAGCCTGGTTCGCTGCTTTGAATAATATGTTCGGTTTCGCTCCTATAACAGCAGCCCAGTTGGCCAGATATTCAGGATGTTGGTTCTTCTCCAGAGTAATGTTCAGATAGCTACAGAGGAATGCTGCTGACAGTTCAGCGATCAGTTCTTCATATCCATAAGAACTCGTTCCGAGTTTACCGAGAGTGATTCGACTAAGACGAGTTGAATGGCCGGACCAGTGTGACAGTTCATGAAAGATCGTGGCGTACCACTCATCATGGTTCTCATACTCCTCCACAACCGGAATATAGATGAGATCCTTCTTGGGATGGTAAGCAGGACGAAGTCCTTTCTTCCTGATAATGTGAGCTCTCGTGCGCTCGATGAAGTCATCAGCTAACGGATGCCTCGCCTGAGCTTTGTCATAGTCGGATACGGTCTTCTCCGGTTGACTCAAGTCTGTTTGCTCGATGTTGAACACGGTATAGCTGCGAGTTATCCATCTATACCGCTTCTCCTGCTCTTCCTCCTCCCCACCATCAGTCTCAATCTCCTTCGGTTCAAAGAAGACGATCTTCTGTCCAACTGAACCTTTGATGACATTACCTCCCATCAGCTTGCACTGCTTAAAGGTCATCCAGTACGGAGTTGTAAACCCTTCCTGTTCAGCCTTCATCCATAACAGCAAAACATTGACACCCTTGTACATCCTCCTGCTCTTATAGTTCATCGGCATACAGTTCGATTCGACTAATGGATTAATCCACGGAGCTGTACCTTCTTCCAGTTGCTTCACAAAATCCTTAACCAGTTCATCCATCCATTGTTGTTTAGACATAACAGTTCCCCTTTCATTGATTATTTGTATTGGTCTTCAGTCATGTTCTCGATCATCAGCTGCTTGCGTGACCTCTGCTCCAGGCGATCTTCATAGGCTTTACGGATCTCACTCGATCTCCATGCAACAATCCTCGTCTTGTCAGTACAAAACTCATTGGCACTATTGATCTGGTGAGAGACTTCCTTCTTTGCTATGACGGTGAGATCGGTCACTGCACTTGAGATGTTCCTGATACTTTTCAACATGGTTGTTCTCCTTTACTTGGGTTGAATAAAAAAGGCGCTCCGCACAATACGGAACGCCCAGGTTGATAATTATTTACTTGTCCAGTTACGCGATTACGAGTTCATAGTTCTCCTGGCTCAAAACAATGTGAAGCATCCGCATCAATACACCGAATGCGAATAGCAGATACATCCCTTGCGTCAATAACGTATACGCAGGATGAATCAGTAAAAACAGTACGAGCCATAGAATACTCGCTCCTCCTACGAGAGACAATTTTCTGATTAATCGTTTGTTGAGTTTCCTGTAGCTGAACATGGTCATTCTCCTTTTCGTTTGAGTTGATATATCGTCTGGCCAGACGTAAAAAAGACACGAGGCAACAGAGCCAAGTGTCTTGGGTGGATAGTGTTTATATAGCTATAGATGCTAAACCACAGTACGTACTGCAATTACAGTTTGCGTTGATTTGGAGCTTAATATGGAGCTCAGAGATGTGTTCTGTTGGTGAGTTTTAAGTGCTTATATAGTGATCTATATTTCCAGAAAAAGAGACCCCGGGGTTGTTATATAGAGCGAAGTCGTTTCTATTCTTTCTACCTGGGGTTTAGGTCCGCAGAGTCATTTTGGATTTGGATTGGGCCTTTTGAACCTTTCTATAAATCCTAAGGAGATATAAGAATTAGATATAGTAGGATTAATAATAATTCTGAGCCAACCTTCTTATAAATGGTGACTTATGAGAAGCTTTTTTCTATTCCGATCTCTGCTAGTTTGGCGTGTTAGTTTTATCCAAAATAGCCAAAATATTTTTCACATCTTCTTTATAGCCCTCATCTTCGGCAAATGATCGTATAAATAGTCTGGCTTTATCCGTCGTAAAAAATGTGTTTATAAAGATTTCCCGCTCAGTGGTCAATTCGTAATAATCAAGCCAATGTGCAACATTCAGCAATGAACGCATAATACCCGCCCAAACAAGATATATTCTTTCTTTAAAGAACCCATACGCCCCATTTTTATCCAATCGAAAAATATGAAAATGCTTCTCGATCATATTTCCATAAATGGACAAAACGTCTTCACGTGAAAACCGGTCAACATCCTTGTATGAATTAACACTCCCTAGAAATTCCAAATATTCATCCATAAAAGAATAATCTATCTCCTCTGTACCTTCATACATATGATCAAAACTGACCTGATCCTCTTTGATTATAAGCATCATTAGCGTATTATATTCTTCAATCTGGCCTGTACTCTTGTAACTTCGCATCAAAACATAATTGGTACTTCCAAACCTGCACACATCTAGAATATCTTCTAAATACTTGGTTTTTTCTTCAGTTATTGCTGTTATTTGAAGATTATTTTTCTTTATGTGATTTTGTATTTTCCACCGAATCTCGTTAATCTTTGCCATTTTATCGCTCTTTGTTTTCTCGTCAGGAAAACATGGGTTGAACTTTTCTCTCATGTGCCGAGCGATGATAGTCGAGGCTTTCTTGAATACAATCTTGTTGTCATCCGACAATGCATAGCTCTCGTCTTGAGATTCTACGAGCAGAATACTGGCAAAGTACATATTGCGAGCAACAGGGATATTGTTCGGCTTGTAATCCCGGTTCAGTACATATTGCTTCAAGGTGTCGAACTCACCAGCAGTCAACACCCTTACCTTGAAATTAGCCGGATTTATGATTGCAACTACATCGGAAACAACAGCGGAATACGCAGTTGTCGAGAGCATAGAAAATACTAGAAGAGAAAGAATCAGGCGTAGCATGTCCCCTCCAAACGTCAAATTCCTATAATGCGACATAAATAGTAGAAATCACAGTACTCGAAACAGAAAGAACGGTCAACCAGATGACCGTTCCTATTAATCCTGTTATTTCTCATGAAAGGCTGAATCGTCCTCAATTCTGGCTGTAAAGCTCCCTCTTTTAGGACCACCTTAATTGAGACTTTCCGGCTGTTGATTCACAGTTAAATATTCCTTTGGTGTCAAGTTGCCGAGCGACTCATGTGGTCGCTCTTCATTGTATTCAACAACCCAATCATCTGTGATCTGTTGCACTTCTTGAAGATGATCGAAAACATACATGTCCAGAACTTCAGTACGGTATGTCCGATTAAATCTTTCAACAAAACCATTTTGCATGGGCCGTCCCGGTTGGGTGAACTCAAGTTTGACGCCGTTCCGATCTGCCCAGCCCGCAAGCCTCACACTCGTTAATTCAGGTCCGTTATCCACTCTTAACTTCTCTGGATAGCCTCGCCAGGTAGCAACGTTATCCAGTATCCACACAACCCTTTCAGCCGTAAGGCTGTTATCAACTTCAATGGTCAGTACTTCACGATTATAATCATCAACCAGGTTGAAAGTCCGAAAACGTCGGCCACACCAAAGCGCATCACTCATAAAGTCAGCGCTCCAACACTGGTTAATGCTACCAGGTACGCTTAACGGTTCCGGGTTTCTTTTGGGCAGCCGCCTCTTACCTTTGCGCCGAATGTTAAGTTTTAGCCCACAGTAGACTCGATAGACCCTTTTATGATTCCATTGATGTCCACGCCGACGAATCATCTGAAACATTTTGCCAAATCCATATTGAGGCTTTTTCTCTGCCAGATCCAACAGCACCTTGATGATCGGACCATCCTTCTCTCGGTTTGGTTGATAATAATAGACCGAGCGATTCAAGGAAACTACCTGACAGGCTGCACGGGTACTCAACCCTACAGATGCTTTGGCAAAATCAACCAGACCCCGTTTCTCCGTCGGCGTTAAAGCTTTTTTTCAATGATCTCCTTTAACGCACGATTCTCCAGGCTGGTGTCGGCAAACATCTGCTTTAAACGCCGATTTTCCTTCTCAAGTTCTTTCAGTCGCGCCAGCTCTGACACTTCCATTCCGCTGTAAAGCGATTGCCAACGGTAGAAAGTTGCTCGGGATATTCCGTGCGTACGACAGACTTCCTGATACGATTTGCCAGCTTCAGCCTCTTTTAGGATCTTGACGATTTGTGATTCACTGAACTTGGATTTACGCATGCGATGAGTCCTCCCTATAGCTATTAATTATGCCAAGAAGTCTCATAATTGCTGGTACTATTTTAAGGGAGGTTTACATGGCAATTCCTATAAACCCTGCAATTTAAGAATACTGAACGCTTCCTGGCAGTGGTGACTAATAGGAATCAACATTATGGTTCATACGGATTATCTACAAGCTTCAAATGACTCCGAGTGCCATCTCCATAAATATGTTCTCTGAGCCATTTAACTCCGTCAGAAAATTTGTTTGTGTAGTTTTGTAGATTTTTGATTTGTCGATATTCGTTATAGTGCGACAAGAATTTATTGAAATATGCCTCAGCCTCATCCATGTTGTAATTCATCACAGCAGATACAGCAGCCCCATAATACATCCGAAGTGGATTATCAGCCGATGCATATTCCTCGTGAATGCTAATTGCTTTTGTAAATGCTGACAAACTATCAGGGTAATTCTCATCTTCATACAGAAGAAACTCTCCTTCAGATCGCCATATTGCTGAAGCATATTTTTCTGGCATCTTATTAAGCCAGTCTCTTCTTAGAGTCTTTGCCTTTTCTATTTCACCACTGCTTGTAAGCTTATCTATTTGATAACCAACACTCATATATTTACAAAAAGGAATGCGACAGAGTAACCACCAAATGGGAAATTTAATGTATTTGATAATCTTCAAAAAACTGTCCTAAATATGCCGCAATTTAAGAAGCTCAAAACCATCTCGCCAGTAGTGACTTATGAGAAACTTTATATCACGGTGTCTATGAAATCAGGGTCGATTCATTCCTCGACCTTGATCCCCTCTGGATCACCAACCACATCAATTATCTTTTCAACAATTCCTTGGTATGGTTCACCTAACCCATATGTTTCTTTCAATGTTCTGATAGATTTTTTTGATGTAAACATCTTTTTTGCAAAAGTCCTTGCAAGCGCCTCCTGCCCACTCTCAGTAAGCACATGGAAGAAGACAATTGAGGAATGTAGTGCAGGCCCAAAAATATCGAATGAATGAAGTTCACGTGGTTCTTGAATCAAGATATCTAAATCAAATGCCCAATAGTGTTTAATAGTAAGGTAACTATACAAATCAATAAGCTGCTTAATACTCAAATTATATTGATCATCGAAGACATTATTAAAAAAATGATTATATGATCCTCTTAATTGCCGCCCTTCAGTTCCTCGATAATGCCTATAGAAAACATCATCTTCCGCTAAATAATACAGAAATGTCTCGTTGTCTTTATATGCTTCGCTCACAGCTCTGCGACGTTCAAGTAACTCTTTCCTCGCTTGGCGTGATTTATCATCAAATGGCTCGTACCTTGAGTAAGCTGTCTCTTCAATGTTCATATGGCTGTTAATATAATCAATCTTCTTCTGCCATAGATCCTGCGCTAATTCATATGTGCTTAATTCTATCTCGCTCTTTATTTTATATTGATAGTCCTTATGCCCAATGGCGTACTTGCGAGTATAGTGGTCAATCAATATATCCGAGAGGTAGAGGGCGTCGATTAACAGTTCCCTGTCCTTAACAGCTTCGGGGTCAAAATCCGTGAATAGTTCCTCAAGGAATATGTGTTCTTCAGAGGTTAGCGAATAGTCTGTATCACTGAAGATGTTTAGCTTCAGCTTGTAAATTTCATCTTGATTTAGGGATTGGAGAGAATCTGCTACGGAGTAGCTACTAAGTGTGGCAAGTAGGAGTGCTATTATAATGCGAACCATGTCCCCTCCGAGCTACAGATTCCTACAAACATACATAAATAATAAAATCCAATCTACTTGAAATATATCGAACGGTCAAACAATTGACTTTCTTATTTGTCCTACTATTTCTCATCCAAGGTTCAAAACCAGCCAGATTTCCCGTTTCTTATAAACCCTGACTTATGAGAAGCGGATTAAACTTAGCCATGTACTGCTGTAGAAAGATGAGGTAAAGCTTTTTTGTAAGCTTATTATTGGCTCACCCATCTAAAGTCACCACGATGCGAAGAGTCCACTATGTACTTGTGATCATCATCAGTAACCTTTGGATCAATCACAGTAAGAAAGTTGGAATGCATCATGGGATTCCTCTGCGGGATCAGAGCTAATAGTTTGTTCCCGCTAGGAGACCAAGCGTGGTAGCGACCACTGAGATCTCGATATCCAACTTGTTCCTTTCCAGTCTTCATGTTCCGACGTACAATGTCATAGCCTCTATCTTCATTCTCTCGAATGAATGAAAGCTCATTTGTCGCTGTAACTAGGCGAGGGTCACGTCCCTCTGTAATTCTGTTGGTTGAACTTGTGTTTAAGTCGTAGAGATGAAGGTCTTTTGGGAACCGGCCTTTCTCAGCATAGGCTAGGCCCATACCAGTACCCGTTGTACTCCTGAAGTCATATAAGGACGTGTCTCGTAAAGTTGTATAGATGAGTCCTTGTGAATCGCTAGTCCAGACAAGACCATCCTTCAGCACCTTCATCTGTGCTTCTTGTAGTAGCTCTCCTGTCTCGGTACTGAATATTTTAAGCCTACAGGCACTACCTATCATGAAATGGCTCACCTCATCCCTAGGAGCCTCGACTTCATGCTGCCACTCAAGAGCTGCAACCTTCTTAAGGTCTGGTGATATACGTATGTAGCGAGCATCGGTATCAATTGTTGTGATCAGCTTTACGTCTGGAATACTGAAGACAGACTTCTGCTTATCTTCCCAGTTATCAGTCCTGATATCGCAAACAAAGACATTGCCTTTTGCATCCCAAGATCTCTCTATTCCGAAGCCGCCAGGGTCATAGCTTTCTGTCGTACCGTCCCCTACATTGAATCGCTTCAATATCTCTCTGGATCGATTCTCACTTTTCACATTATCTGTATAGAAGATATAACCTGACTCACCTTCAAGTAGGGATTGCTCAGTCCACTTCTGCGCGGTTTTATTGTCTAGTGACCCAGAGTAGCTTAAGTAAGCAATAGCTAAAGCAAACTGCGCCACAAACACAAATATATAGCTAATAAAGTTAAAGTATAAAGCATACGAAGATGTTCTCTTCCATGTCAGACCAGTACTTCTGTAGAACCACTTGAGCAAGGGCCATTCAGCTATCACTGACACGAAGAACATCGTGATGAAGAGATCCATTGCGCCAGGAAAATCTATCTGCTGACTTTGATTGTAGGCCCATAGAATTATGGAGCCAACAGCACTAGATGCAACATTGAAAAGAGTTACACGGAATACAGTTGTCGTGAACTTTACTTCTTTGATCCACCTTCGAATCAAGAAAGTTTCAATGACGATTACTAGGAGGAGAAGGATTGTTGCGGGAACGAATGTTCCTGACATGAAGACGTTAGATAGAGGGACAATTGCGTTAGCTTGACAGATAGATGGCACCACTAGCGTTAATACGCAAGCAAACACGCCATACAAACCCCTTTTAATTGCATTCTCATAACAGTACATAAGTCTTACTTGCATAGTTAATGCTCTATTTCCTTGGGCGGATTGGGGCCATTGCCTATCCCAATAGCTTTAATTATCACTTACAGGCCAGAACTTATAACCTGATAAATATTTCCCACGTTCTGGAGCACCAGAAAAGATAATTGCTTTTTTGTCTTTAAAAACCACCAGAGGATAATCTTTAGATTTATTGTAAACAGCATTAGCTGTTTCCATCACATATCTGAAGGTGTAGGCGTTATCAGTGCACGACCAGTTGCCTCTGTATGATTTAGTTTCTAAAGTTTCTGGCTTACCTGCTATATATGCTCCCCAAGAAACAATAAATTCATTGCCACTTACTATTTCTAAATCAACTCCCCATTCGCTCTCAGTTATAAGCTTGTAATTACCAACTGGAAGATCACTCGCTAGTGTATTGGCAGCTAATGCCAGGGTCAGTATTAACGGTGCTGTGAGAATAGTACGTGTCATAGGATTGTTTACGCTTTAATAACCTTGGCCAATTCACCACCGACTGAATTCAAAAATATAAACTCTGCTCCATCATCAGTAGTTGTGTAATCTCTACCAACATTAACCAGGGCCTTCTTGATGCTTACAATTGCATCTTCACGTTTATGGAATGTTGTAACTACCAAACCAAGTTGTTCGTATAAACTTGGAGCTATGACTATCTTATGCACTCCCATTTTAAATATAACCTTTATCTATTGACTGCATCTCTATGTAGTATTGCTTTTTCTATAATCTCCGAGGCTATAGGCAACCAGTTTTCATCAGTACGCAATCTTTTCTTTTCTCTGCCCTTGTCTAGCTCTATTAAATAGTCTCTTAAATCTTCTGTATTGATATTTGCCCAGTCTGCAAGCCTATTTATGGCAAACTTGGTTTTTAAATTGTCATAATTATCAATTAAGAAGTTCTTTATTTGGTCTTGAAGTCCAGGAACAAAAATATTGAAAGGTATATCTGAAAGAACTTCATCAATATTAATCTCTTTCTTCATGGCTTCCATATAAAGTTCAGTCATATTTAAGGAAACACCAGTTTTGTATGCAGAGATAGAGTCAAACCCTTGCTTGATATAGTCTTTACTGATTTCATCTGCCTTATCAGGAATGCTATACACCTCAGTCCCCTCAATTGGGATGATTGCTATAAAGCCATCACTTAGAGAATCATCTGGTATCTGTGGTCTGATCTCTTCATTTAAAAAGTCGGAGGCATTATGAAAACCGACAGGGGGGAAGATCAGTCTTGTGTGGAGGTACTCCATG
It encodes:
- a CDS encoding DNA repair protein RadC; the encoded protein is MTFAIETITDMNTEPTIRFKVITPVYSTLIVKEELPDYDKLDKPITSSEQVYELFGFLKNETKEHFIGVHVDSKNRILAIDRIATGSMNAAIVHPRDAYKSALLSSAAGIIFVHNHPSGDSTPSREDVELSKRLNEAADLIGIRMLDSIVVGSRGYASLADRGII